Proteins from one Papaver somniferum cultivar HN1 unplaced genomic scaffold, ASM357369v1 unplaced-scaffold_158, whole genome shotgun sequence genomic window:
- the LOC113337262 gene encoding pollen receptor-like kinase 3 has translation MAAVRILRPSSSSSSFFVLLLFFFLLLPPVILSGSNTEALLKLKASFIDPKQALDTWKDDGSSICNGTKTSWAGVVCIDGFVTGLHLGQMGLSGKIDVDAIRELPGFRTLILEKNEFSGTIPDFSKLVALRGLFLSGNKFSGEIPDGFFGKFLRLIWLSDNAFTGKIPTSLGTLPHLTELHLENNQFSGAIPPFTQSSLKSIDLSNNKLEGEIPSGLSKFDKKSFAGNAGLCGGQLGTECKAAIEPQSPSDPRVVENHPETPESKKMAAATIVLITMLLLLVIAAILVMKKRKEDFDVLGRENLDEPLDVQVAQGGSNRSRGMESSRKGMDSSRKGSTHNNNKNTGMGDLVMVNEEKGILRLPDLMKAAAEVLGNGSLGSAYKAVMSSGVAVVVKRMREMNKLGKDGFDMEMRNLGKLRHPNILTPLAYHYRKEEKLLICEYVPKGSLLYLLHGDRGPSHADLDWPARLKIVQGIARGMGFLHTELASCSIPHGNLKSSNILLASDYEPLLADYGYFQLVNTPQAASSMLAYKAPESLQYRQVSQKCDVYCLGIVILEILTGKFPSQYLNNGKGGTDVVQWVLSAIAEKREAELFDPEISGAKNALGEMERLLHIGADCVDQNPEQRPDMKEAIRRIEEVQVERLSEGAAIQQAPTLKDGYADQTSTSHALDVFEGNNTDLSR, from the exons ATGGCCGCTGTTCGTATTCTTaggccatcatcatcatcatcttccttctTTGTATTGCTTTTATTCTTTTTTCTACTCTTGCCGCCAGTTATATTATCCGGTTCAAATACCGAAGCGCTTTTAAAACTCAAAGCATCATTTATAGATCCTAAACAAGCTTTAGATACATGGAAAGACGACGGTTCGTCGATTTGTAATGGCACTAAAACTTCATGGGCAGGTGTTGTTTGTATTGATGGATTTGTTACAGGTTTACATTTAGGACAAATGGGGCTCTCTGGCAAGATTGATGTCGATGCTATACGTGAATTACCCGGCTTTCGTACTCTCATTCTGGAGAAAAATGAATTCTCCGGAACAATACCGGATTTTAGCAAGCTTGTTGCTTTAAGGGGTTTGTTCTTGTCAGGGAATAAGTTTTCCGGTGAGATTCCAGACGGTTTCTTTGGAAAGTTTTTAAGGTTGATTTGGTTATCTGATAATGCATTTACGGGAAAGATACCGACGTCGTTGGGGACGTTGCCACATCTGACGGAGCTGCATCTGGAGAACAATCAGTTTTCTGGAGCTATTCCTCCATTTACACAGTCGTCATTGAAATCCATTGACTTGTCTAATAACAAGCTCGAGGGTGAAATCCCATCAGGTTTATCAAAATTCGACAAGAAATCCTTCGCTGGCAACGCCGGGCTTTGCGGTGGGCAATTGGGTACAGAATGCAAAGCTGCAATCGAACCACAATCTCCTTCTGACCCTCGGGTTGTAGAAAACCATCCAGAAACTCCAGAGTCCAAAAAAATGGCAGCAGCGACCATTGTTTTGATTACGATGCTTCTTTTGCTTGTAATTGCAGCTATTTTGGTAATGAAGAAAAGGAAGGAGGATTTTGATGTGCTTGGGAGGGAAAATCTTGACGAGCCATTAGACGTTCAAGTTGCACAAGGAGGTTCAAATAGAAGCAGGGGAATGGAATCGAGCCGAAAGGGGATGGACTCGAGTCGAAAGGGTTCTACTCACAATAATAATAAGAACACGGGAATGGGAGATTTGGTGATGGTGAACGAGGAGAAGGGAATACTAAGACTACCTGATTTGATGAAAGCTGCCGCCGAAGTGTTGGGTAATGGCAGTTTAGGATCAGCTTATAAGGCAGTTATGTCAAGTGGTGTTGCAGTGGTGGTGAAGAGAATGAGAGAAATGAATAAACTCGGTAAGGATGGTTTCGACATGGAGATGAGGAACCTTGGGAAACTACGTCACCCGAATATTTTGACTCCGTTAGCTTATCATTATCGGAAAGAGGAGAAGCTATTGATATGCGAATACGTTCCCAAGGGAAGCTTGTTGTATCTCTTGCATG GTGACCGGGGACCTAGCCATGCTGACCTAGACTGGCCGGCGCGCCTAAAGATCGTTCAAGGAATTGCTCGAGGAATGGGTTTTCTGCATACTGAACTAGCTTCTTGCAGCATTCCTCATGGAAATCTCAAGTCCAGCAATATTCTTCTGGCTTCTGATTACGAACCACTACTTGCCGATTACGGTTACTTTCAACTAGTAAACACACCGCAAGCAGCTTCATCCATGTTAGCCTACAAAGCACCGGAATCGCTACAATACCGCCAAGTTTCTCAGAAATGTGACGTTTACTGTCTCGGAATCGTCATTCTGGAGATCCTGACAGGGAAATTCCCTTCTCAATATCTCAACAACGGCAAAGGCGGAACGGATGTTGTTCAATGGGTTTTATCAGCAATCGCTGAGAAAAGAGAAGCTGAGTTATTTGATCCAGAGATATCCGGTGCCAAAAATGCACTTGGTGAAATGGAGAGACTTTTGCATATTGGTGCAGATTGTGTTGATCAGAACCCCGAACAACGACCAGATATGAAAGAAGCCATTAGAAGAATAGAAGAAGTACAAGTAGAGAGACTTTCTGAAGGTGCAGCAATTCAACAAGCACCAACGTTAAAAGACGGTTACGCCGATCAAACTTCAACTTCCCATGCTTTAGATGTTTTCGAAGGCAATAACACAGATCTTTCACGATGA